In Diospyros lotus cultivar Yz01 unplaced genomic scaffold, ASM1463336v1 superscaf2, whole genome shotgun sequence, the genomic window CCAACACCCAGATTTAACCCTCTTTGGACAGCAAGAGTGTGATTACCTAAGTATGTACCCTCTGCTATTACATCTCTTCATCAGAATGACATAGCTAATATTAATGATGTTAAACTCATCATTAAATTGTATTCTGCATAAGCAAACCCATGGAATGATAAAACTGCAGATGTAGTAAGTGTTAGTAAGCTAATGGATGTATATAAAGGTCATGGAGAAGGAGATACTAAATGAAAAGGATGTGCTTGAAAATTACTTCTgtttaaatttaacatgatattTAAGAATAAGTTCATAATACGCCTTTTTTTAAAATCACAACCAAAACATTCAGCATAGCTCTTATACTCCttacttatttctttttaatatatctaTCTCTATACCTAacacctttaaatttttgtttaaaaaagtttatttttttagtttctttttttttttatggaaaaaaaaataaacaaagaggaaaagaaacaaagataaacaaacaggaaaaaaaacaaacataaacaaaaaggaaaagaaacaaagataaacaaaaaggaaaacaagcaaacataaacaaaaaggaaaacaagcaaacataaacaaaaaggaaaacaagcaaacataaacaaaaaggaaagacataaaatcatattttgaatttttaccttttaacaataaaaaatacaaatatcacTATTActactaaaatataataacactgtaacaatagaaaaataaatattaaaatatatagtcAGATAATCTTTGTTCaagtaatgattataaatattaatcgCCGTGTTATACCATTTATACATAAGTTTAGCTAAATTAaccattaaaaataaagtaaagaaTAGTCTTAAATCTATATAAAACCACATATCTAAAATAggtaatatatttaaatgtataattaatacTAAAATAGTTGAAACTATAAAGGATAATATACGTACTACCGGTATAAGATTGAACCCAATAAACCCTAAAGGaaagtttaaattattatctaCATCTGAATATTTTATACGTTTCTTACTTCTAGATTGAGAATTGTTGGATGATTGACTCTTATCCGAGCtgtaaaaagaagaataagactCTGTATCTGAACGATCTTCAAGATTGAATTGCTCAGAGGGATTTATCCCTTTTTCTATTAagtttttttccattttatcttttagaagtttaaatttattagatTGCTTCAAATACTCAGATAATAATGTAAGATCTTTCTCACTTTTAACCGTTTCTTTATCCAGTTTGATTTTTAGGTTATTATAAAGTTTCGCATAGGCTAAAAAGCTATCTTTGGATGTCTTTCAATCTTGGATATAAATAGCTAATTTATCCATATCAAATCCTACAGGAGAATCTTCCTTACTCCAGCTACGTTTAGAAGactctccttttttttcttgtaatgaGAGTGCAATAGCTTTCCTAGTATCTTCCTCATACTCTGAATCGGTCTCAGACTTAGGTGGTGATTCAGGTTTTTCTTCTTCAGAAAGATCTATTGCTTTACCTTTTCCTTTCCCCGTGTAAAACCCAGATGTTTTTAATTCACCATTCACGATGAGAGATAACATAGGTTCtgaaatatattttgttaatcCCAAACCTGgtcatgtaaaaaaaatatctcgGTAAAATGAAGTTAGCAATAAGATAACGctagttattaaaaaaataacgctagttattaaaaagataaataggtgGAAAAAATTTCTAGTAGCTATAGTATGGAATAACCCACCGAATATTCCTATACcttttgctaaaaataaaagagataaattatcATAAGCTATAAAAGCTGATATTAGTAAGATTGTAATCGTTGTTCTAGAGTACATGATAGATTTGTCTCGTCTTGATGTAAAAGCATTAGataaaagtaataataataatgagttTAGTAACATATCAGAATAGAGAGATTCGAACTCCCCTTTTACATCCTACAGGAAGTAACTATTTTCCTTACATTATTCTGAGAAAAATTGTATAGAGGGAAGCCTTTAAAATGAATCGAACATTTATCAGAATATTAACAGTATTCCGCTCTACCATTGAGCTATAAAGGCgattaaataatgttattagAGGTATCACtacacaaaatatttatacaaatccCTTGCGNNNNNNNNNNNNNNNNNNNNNNNNNNNNNNNNNNNAGGGTAATTTATAAATtacccccccccgcccccccccccccaaaaaaaaattagagagtaAGTAACTATTGCCTTTAAATTATTCTGAAAAATTTTGTACAGGTGAGTTCAAATACtacactattttttatttatttattttatcctCCCCGCAAGCTTGCGGGGAGGATAAAAGAGTTtggtttataaaaatattatactgATAGGTATAACCTNNNNNNNNNNNNNNNNNNNNNNNNNNNNNNNNNNNNNNNNNNNNNNNNNNNNNNNNNNNNNNNNNNNNNNNNNNNNNNNNNTTTTCATATATTGtgatatatgataaaaaaaGTTAATCTTTAATGTAATTCCGAGCATCTTtaatagataaataattaaagaggtataaataaaaaaaaaaatatatgaaaaaaaagttAATCTTTAATGTAATTCCAGAGCATCTTTAATATATGAACAAGATAATACCACAAATACTTGTGATTGTATAAAGGCAATACCTAATTCTAATCCAGAGAATGCAATTATAAAGGCTAATGGTAATAATCCTAGGATAAAGAAAATGATACCAGAACTCATAATATTGTATGTAAATCCACTTAAGATATTTAAAAGCATATGACCTGATAATATGTTGGCTGCTAATCTTAATCCTAAAGATACGTTTCTAGCTAAGTATGagataaattcaattaatacaAGTAAAGGTAGTAATGCTAAAGGACAACCAGCTGGaacaaataaagagaagaatttTAATCCGTGCTCTTTGAATCCTAAAACTGTTGCACCTAATACAACAGTAAAACTAAGTGAGAATGTTAAGATAAAATGAGATGTTGAGGCAAAACTGTAAGGAACCATTCCTATTAgattgtttattaaaatgaaaataaataatgcataCATAAATGGAAAGTAAGCTTgaccatttttattattaatttggcTTACAACAATACCATGTATAGTTGCATATAGTGTTTCTTGACTTAAAGATCATTTGTTTGGAGTTATTTTAGAGTGGTTAGTTgctaaaatactaaaatagaaAGTAATGAAAGCAGCAATAGTCAGGTACAACCCTATATTAGTTATAGATAGGTTCATGTTTGCTAATAATGGTGTATCAATACTAAATAAGTTCCTAATTTCGAACTGGTCTAGTGGGCTAAGTATTGTGATGTATTTCATGTTGTTATATGATGTTTActacaagtataaattttataaattgttcCGAAAAAAAAGTGTtaccataaaaaaaaaggttttttttaatatgtacTAGGCATAAAGTTAATCCTTATAACctataatctaaaaatataaggtaataaaattatgaaattatagattaaatttcaaataatagattaaatatcaaatataataaatcaaatatactattatatatttttatataaaagtgatttaaaaaaaaaatcccatttcAGGTTATTATGATTCAAACATAACAAATCCTCAACTCAAATGAGGCGCCTAACCAACCTGGCTCTAACCCGtttataatatacaaaatactctataatagtaagtaagagatgtttttaataaaaaataaagttgtaCTCAACCTTTAATGTGTATtataatgaattgttatatCGTATCAGCTCAGctgtatttattacaaaataataaatatggaaAACTGAGAACaagttattaattataatataatgttgtcataaaaagaaataacttgaaagaaaaataccattttttttttgaaaaaaaaatagatataaaaattaatcttttacCAAATATGTCTAAATTCATAACACAATTAAActatgaaaaaaaattcttttttgtgataaatcgaataccattttttttgaaaaaaaattgaattgtctgTACAACATGCTACTGTTTTACGTTACTAATTTGTTATGTTTGCTATACTATCTATTAGAATTAGTAGCCTAAggttttttgaatatatttatattttaagacaACATAAGATATATAACTTGGATACAAGTAAGCCGGGTCATGTACgtaatatttaactaaaataaagatTAATTAAGGCTTTTTATTTCATAGTtataataaaatactaaaagtttttattatcttaatttctgtGGATTACCCAAGCTTTTACCTCACTTTTTTAAAAAGCTATATTTAAATCACTGGACTTCCCTACTATtatcctaaaaatattaaatattataatattaggatgaattacatttgtatcacaagtttaaaaacaatattattgtcttttttttacaattaaaaagTGTGTCTTCGTGAAACGAAGATAACACAAATAGTATAAAGTAATTTACGCGAGCCAGGAGAGAAATTTGAATTCCCACTATTAATGCATGAAATTAATGTTCTACCGATTGAACTATCCTGGCTTATTATTGTATAACATACAACAATATATTTCCTATCTAATCCATATTGGTGTAAGTATATTTTATAGCACATGTAATAGGTAAACTATGTTAGTCAATAAACGTGTATAAAAGTATATAGACATATATAGCACATTAAATAACAACCCTATCTGTAACACTATACTGGGAGGATACCCTGAATCGAACAGGGAACTTACTGTGCCACATACAGTTGTTCTGCCAATTGAACTATATCCACCTTTTTTATGTAGGGGTGATTCGAACACCCATAagtaaataccaaaaatttatgACTTACCATTAGTCTACTACATATTAATAATgataaacatattaaaaaataaattaaaatatgtaaattttatagaataatatgctattataatatttatgggTAATAAGACTCGAACTTATATGAATTAATTTCACCCCGTCCTAAGCGGGACCTGTCTACCAATTTCAGCATACCcatttttaatactaaaaataaaaactattttaggATACTGTGTAAATAAACCTTAAGATATACAAATATTCTATAAGCAATACAAATATaacttatgtatatatagaagtaaaaaa contains:
- the LOC127793300 gene encoding LOW QUALITY PROTEIN: ATP synthase subunit a (The sequence of the model RefSeq protein was modified relative to this genomic sequence to represent the inferred CDS: substituted 1 base at 1 genomic stop codon); protein product: MKYITILSPLDQFEIRNLFSIDTPLLANMNLSITNIGLYLTIAAFITFYFSILATNHSKITPNKXSLSQETLYATIHGIVVSQINNKNGQAYFPFMYALFIFILINNLIGMVPYSFASTSHFILTFSLSFTVVLGATVLGFKEHGLKFFSLFVPAGCPLALLPLLVLIEFISYLARNVSLGLRLAANILSGHMLLNILSGFTYNIMSSGIIFFILGLLPLAFIIAFSGLELGIAFIQSQVFVVLSCSYIKDALELH